The Bacillus marinisedimentorum genomic interval AGCGGTCGGCGTGTCAGCCAGTTATATCATCTTGTTCATCCTGTTCGGCGCTTTCCTTGAAAAATCGGGAATGGGCCAGCTGTTCAATGATATGGCGCTTGCTGTGGCCGGGCATACGAAAGGCGGGCCGGCAAAAGTGGCCGTCATCGCCAGCGGATTCCTCGGTTCCATTAACGGTTCTGCGATAGCAAATGTGGTGACGACCGGCACATTCACGATTCCGCTCATGAAAAAAATCGGCTATCACAAAAACTTTGCCGGCGCTGTTGAATCAGCGGCGAGTGTCGGCGGACAGATTTTGCCGCCGATCATGGGTGCAGCCGCGTTCATCATGGCTGAGAACCTGAACATCCCTTATACAAAGGTCATCCTGGCCGGCATCATACCGGCATTGCTCTTTTACCTGGGGATTTTGCTCCAGATTCATTTCCGTGCATCAAAGCGGGGCCTGCAGGGCCTTCCGAAGAGCGAGCTTCCGACTGTAAAAGAAGTCCTCGTGGAACGGGGCCATTTGCTGATTCCTATGGTGTTCCTGCTTTATTTGTTGTTTTCGGGAAAGACACCTTTCTATGCAGCATTCTGGGCGATCATTGCGACAATCGTCATTTCGGCCGCGCGGAACATGCTGTTTTTCATAACAGGCGTCTCTGTCTTCTTGATTTTCCAGCCGCAATTCGAAGCGCTGGTCACAGGGGCCTCCATGCCAAATCCCCGTTCCGACTGGTGGGAGCTGCTCATTATCGTAGCGGTGCCGCTTTTGGTCAACATTATCAGGAAAGCGGTCGGGCTGCGTGCGGAGGAAATCGCAGTGAAGGATTTCTTTGATGCGCTTGAAAACGGCGCAAGGACCACGATTCCGGTTGCCATTGCCTGCGGTGCGGTCGGAATCGTCGTCGGCATCGCTTCGCTGACAGGGGTTGCGATTGAAATCGCCAATAGCATTGTCAGTATCGGCAGCATGGTCAACAATGACCTCATCCAGCTGGTCATCACGCTGTTCCTGACGATGATCACATCCATCATCCTGGGAATGGGACTGCCGAGTATCCCGACGTATATCATCACAAGTACGATGGCAGCACCGATCCTGCTGCAGCTGCCGCTGTTCCGTGAACTGGCCGGCACATCTGAAACAGCCGTTTTCGTTGCCCATATGTTTGTGTTTTACTTCGGTATTTTCGCCAACATCACGCCTCCTGTGGCACTCGCCGCCTTTGCCGGAGCCGGGATAAGCGGCGGGGATCCGAACAAAACCGGCTTCCAGGCGATGAAGCTTGCGATCGCCGGGTTCATTGTGCCGTTCATGTTTGTATTTTCCCATGAGATGCTGATGATTGATGCGACGGTCATGAACGTGCTGCTGATCACGGTGACGTCTCTCCTTGGTGTCTTCTTGCTGTCGATCATGACGGAGGGCTTTTTATCCAAAACGATTCCAGGCTGGCTGCGCGTTCTTTCCGCAGCAGGCGCACTGCTGCTCATTTATCCGGGAATTGTGACGGATGCCATCGGATTGATCGCCTTCATCCTGGTTCTGATTGTCAACAGGAGCGGCAATCCGGGTTCCAAAGCAGTGGAAAAAAGCAGTTAGTGTTTTTATAAGGAAGCGGGACGGCTGTACCTTAAAGCGGACCGCCGTTTCCTTCCATACATATTGAAAGCGGGGGATATTATGCGGTTTGCGACGATGAAACACAATGGGGAGGAAACGGCTGCCGTTGTAACGGAAAACGGCCTGCTTGCGGTTAAAGATTTGAATGAAGCATCGGAGCGGCAATGGCCGGCCGACTTGTTCAGCTTGATCCAGCCGGAGACTTTTATCCCTTTTATTGAATGGTTCACAAATAACAGGGAAAAGCTTATGGAGCAGTATTCAGGAAAGATGACTTCTCTGGAAACAGCCGAGTATGGGCCGTTATATCGGCACCCGCGTAAAATCTGGGGAATCGGACTGAACTATGTGGAGCATGCCTCAGACTTGCACGAAAAGGCGCCGAATACCGAACCGGCCAGCTTCATGAAGCCCGATACCACGATAATTGGACCGGGTGATACGATTAAAATTCCGGAGCAGTCGGACAGGACAACGGCGGAAGCCGAACTCGGCATCGTCATCGGCCGGACATGCAAGGACGTGTCCGAAGCTGAAGCGCTTGACATGGTGGCAGGCTATACGACTATCATTGATATGACAGCAGAAGATATTCTTCAAAAGAACCCGCGCTATTTGACCCGGTCGAAAAGCTTCGATACGTTTTTCAGCTTCGGCCCGCAGCTTGTGACGCCGGATGAAGTCAAGGACCTGGCGGGTTTGCAGGTGACAACGGTATTGAACGGAAAAGCGCACCGCACCAATACCATCAGCAACATGACCTTCAGCCCTGAATACCTCGTCTCGTTCCACTCGAAAGTGATGACACTGCTGCCCGGCGATATCATCTCGACCGGCACACCAGGAGCGGCGGTGATCCGGAACGGGGATGTTGTCAGGTGTGAGATTGAAGGGTTTGCGGCGCTGGAGAACGGGGTTGTGGATTTGAAGGGGTAGATGGTGTGGTGTAGAAGGTGCCTGACCCCGAGCGCTTTAACGCGCCGGGGGTCAGGCACCGAAAGAAAAGAAAGGGGAAATATAAATGGATATGAACGTGCAGGGAAAAACGGTCATCGTGACAGCAGCAAGCAAAGGGCTTGGTAAAGCGACTGCGCTTGAATTTGCCCGTGAAGGCGCGAATGTCTTGATTTCAAGCCGGAATCAAGCAGAATTGGAAACGGCGGTAACCGAGATCAAAGGCGAATCAGGCAATAATTATGTCGATTATGCAGTATGTGACATCACAAAACCGGATGATATCAAAGCGCTTGTTGAAAAAGCGGTAAAGTGGAACGGCACTGTAGATGTCCTTATCAATAACGCCGGCGGTCCTCCGGCAGGAACGTTTGATAAGTTTGCCGATGAAGACTGGCAGAAGGCGTTTGAGCTTAACCTGCTCAGCTTCATCCGAACGATCCGCGAAGTCCTCCCTTACATGAAAAAGCAGCAAAGCGGCCGTATCGTCAATTTCGCATCATCATCCATCAAGCAGACGCTTGATAACTTGATCCTATCAAACACATTCCGGGCGGGCATCGTCGGGCTTGCAAAAAGCCTGTCTCAGGAACTCGCCGGAGACGGCATCCTGATCAACACGCTCGGACCGGGCCGGATTGCAACGGACCGTGTCGCCGAACTCGACCAGATCCGTGCTGACAAAACAGGGGTACCGGTTGAAGAACTGAAAGCGCAAACAGAAGCTTCCATTCCGATCGGGCGCTATGGACAGCCGGAAGAATTCGCGCGGGTTGCTGTTTTCCTTGGCTCGGAAGCCAATTCATATGTGACAGGCCAGGCATTTGTCGTGGACGGCGGCATGGTGAAGGCGCTCTAGTGTACGGATTTCATGTGGACTTCAGAAGAAACTGTAAAACTCTTTCCGGGCCGGACGGCCGGAAAGAGTTTTTTATATGAAGGCTATGGTGAAGCACAATGTTGATTTATGATAAAGCGGAAATCAACATCGTCGTTTAACAAACCTCTACGAAAGAAAATAGGAAACAACCTGATGCAGTGCATGGCAACCCCGTATGGCCTTCAATCGGTTTATAAAGATATTATAAGGTTATATCAGTGTGTACTTATAGAAAGAAAGCAGAGAAGAGTGAATAGTAGTTAAAGGGTGAATTGCTGTGAGAATTGGCGGGAAAGCGGCTAGTGTGTTTCCGGTTAACTGATTGGTCAAATTGAAAGGAAGGATGCTTCTTAGGCTGACCGATAAATCGGAACTACGAAATGACCATCGGCAGGTTCGTCAATTCATTCTTGCGGCCCGCTATTCAGCCTTTTCATACGTAAGGCCAACCACCCCCGAATCAAAAAGTCTGTTCCCGGTAAGCTTGAGTTTGATCAAACCATTGTCAGTAAATAAGGGAACTCCTTCTCCCAGCACAACAGGATTGATATTCAGGTGATATTCATCAACAAGGCCGAGCTCCATCACAGTGTGGGCAAATCTTGGGCTTCCGATAATGATGAGATCATTGCCGGGCTGTTCTTTCAGGCGTACGATTTCTTCCCTGACATTTTCCTTGACCAATTGTGAATTGGCCCATTCAGCCTGATCAAGTGTAGTAGAAAACACGACCTTTAAGGTCCTCTCCAACCAGCTGGCATGTTCGATTTCATGTTGGGAGCTTTCAAGGTTTCCCGGGACAGAATTCCAGTATTGCTGCATCCCCAGATATGTTTGCCGCCCCCATAAGACGGTATCGACAGAGCTTAGAATCTCTTTGGAATACTTCTCTAATTCCTCGTCATACGTGATCCAATTTAAATCCCAATCGTCAGGCCCCTGGACGAAGCCATCCAGTGAAACATGCATGAACACGCTTAATTTTCTCATTTCATCACCTGCTTCTTATGTTTTATAATCAACCGCCAGAAACCTCTTGAAAGCTATTCCGGATGGTAAGTCATGACGGCAACGCCGGTCCTTGTTGTTTTTACCCCGGCCAGCTTCAGTTTTTGGTCTTCAATGTCACCGGTAAAGAGTCGTTTCCCTTTACCTAACACGACAGGATTGATAATGAAATTGTATTCGTCGATCAAGTTGTGTTTCATCAGCATTCGAATCAATTGGCCGCTGCCGTAAATCAAGAAATTTTGATCGGTGTTTTGTTTCATCTTTCTCAATTCTTCTGCAACATTGTCTTTTATGAATTGGGCATTCCATTGTGCCTCAGAGAGAGTTGTA includes:
- a CDS encoding TRAP transporter permease → MEEKNTVDVAAYDRESNIRSGYPRMIAWLITILAVGLALFHLYTSYAGSLVDIKQRSIHLYVLMALGFFIYPAFGKKKKDGLPIYDYLTSGLALFVLIYMLMSAERIIESGGRINDFDFYVGILILVLLFDITRRVTGWGLALLGLGFLIYGFYVKLSIYPQLTPPVIENVSKQVITQLVFITEGILGTAVGVSASYIILFILFGAFLEKSGMGQLFNDMALAVAGHTKGGPAKVAVIASGFLGSINGSAIANVVTTGTFTIPLMKKIGYHKNFAGAVESAASVGGQILPPIMGAAAFIMAENLNIPYTKVILAGIIPALLFYLGILLQIHFRASKRGLQGLPKSELPTVKEVLVERGHLLIPMVFLLYLLFSGKTPFYAAFWAIIATIVISAARNMLFFITGVSVFLIFQPQFEALVTGASMPNPRSDWWELLIIVAVPLLVNIIRKAVGLRAEEIAVKDFFDALENGARTTIPVAIACGAVGIVVGIASLTGVAIEIANSIVSIGSMVNNDLIQLVITLFLTMITSIILGMGLPSIPTYIITSTMAAPILLQLPLFRELAGTSETAVFVAHMFVFYFGIFANITPPVALAAFAGAGISGGDPNKTGFQAMKLAIAGFIVPFMFVFSHEMLMIDATVMNVLLITVTSLLGVFLLSIMTEGFLSKTIPGWLRVLSAAGALLLIYPGIVTDAIGLIAFILVLIVNRSGNPGSKAVEKSS
- a CDS encoding fumarylacetoacetate hydrolase family protein — translated: MRFATMKHNGEETAAVVTENGLLAVKDLNEASERQWPADLFSLIQPETFIPFIEWFTNNREKLMEQYSGKMTSLETAEYGPLYRHPRKIWGIGLNYVEHASDLHEKAPNTEPASFMKPDTTIIGPGDTIKIPEQSDRTTAEAELGIVIGRTCKDVSEAEALDMVAGYTTIIDMTAEDILQKNPRYLTRSKSFDTFFSFGPQLVTPDEVKDLAGLQVTTVLNGKAHRTNTISNMTFSPEYLVSFHSKVMTLLPGDIISTGTPGAAVIRNGDVVRCEIEGFAALENGVVDLKG
- a CDS encoding SDR family oxidoreductase gives rise to the protein MDMNVQGKTVIVTAASKGLGKATALEFAREGANVLISSRNQAELETAVTEIKGESGNNYVDYAVCDITKPDDIKALVEKAVKWNGTVDVLINNAGGPPAGTFDKFADEDWQKAFELNLLSFIRTIREVLPYMKKQQSGRIVNFASSSIKQTLDNLILSNTFRAGIVGLAKSLSQELAGDGILINTLGPGRIATDRVAELDQIRADKTGVPVEELKAQTEASIPIGRYGQPEEFARVAVFLGSEANSYVTGQAFVVDGGMVKAL
- a CDS encoding dihydrofolate reductase family protein, encoding MRKLSVFMHVSLDGFVQGPDDWDLNWITYDEELEKYSKEILSSVDTVLWGRQTYLGMQQYWNSVPGNLESSQHEIEHASWLERTLKVVFSTTLDQAEWANSQLVKENVREEIVRLKEQPGNDLIIIGSPRFAHTVMELGLVDEYHLNINPVVLGEGVPLFTDNGLIKLKLTGNRLFDSGVVGLTYEKAE
- a CDS encoding dihydrofolate reductase family protein, with product MGKISVSLYLSLDGIMEDPAWTAPYFNDELAKVQQDLLFASDVLLLGRITYEGFAAAWPSMEDEDGFADKMNAMPKYVATTTLSEAQWNAQFIKDNVAEELRKMKQNTDQNFLIYGSGQLIRMLMKHNLIDEYNFIINPVVLGKGKRLFTGDIEDQKLKLAGVKTTRTGVAVMTYHPE